ttagatttttaggttttattttgttaatcgGTTTCTTGGCATAGCGATGTGTAGCTTATAACCTTTAACGTTATGAAAGGTTTATTTTTTAGACTCTattatttgtgttttatttctcagttatcttttttttctttgaagctTAGGTATGGCTTCAAAATGCATCTTGAAGGAGCTTAAGGGTTTGCAAAAGGATCCTCCTACGTTGTGCAGGTGAGCTTctccctttctcttttttttctttttttttgttggggtgtatgaaaaataagaattaaaggagtttttgtttttatctttaaataaatttcgaAGGATAGATATATGCTTGAGATTGATAGATTTGTTGAAAATAACTCCTTTAAAGTTAGGGGTTCATTATGAGACAAAAATGCAAAGCTAATCAACTCTTGAGATTGTGATAAATATATGCTCTtgcataataaattatttaatgttgtgcttccaatgttatttttttccctcattgtaacatatatatttatattctgaTATAACAAATTAAACCTTTGCCCATGTTACTTGGATTTATGGTTATATgcttcttaatttaattattaaacttttaataaatatcttaaGCCAGTTGAGCCTTTTTTTCAATCTAATTActttctttattaaaatattgttacTGGTGTGTGATTAATATATTCCTTTGTTATTGATACAAGATTAAGTTATACCTATCTCAAGTTACTTTATTAACTTTGCTCCTTTTGGGACAAGGAAAAAAGGAACTACTTGAAGACACTTACTTGAGAGAGGGAATATAAACAATATTTAAACAAGAGTTGACTAGCTCACAAATAGTTATCAGATTTAGAGATTAAGAGAAAATTTGTTCTGAGAATGAATAATCATTGTGAAAAGATAGATAATTATGCTACATTCTATGAGTGATTTTTAGAAATGGCTATGAGTGAGGTTGTGTCTATTGATACAAGGAGAATAAGTGGGTGTTGTGTGTGTGAATTGCCTTTGTGAAGTGTATGTGTTGGTTGTGATTGAGTATTGAGTGGATTCAATCAGAAAAGAGTGGTTATTGTATATGCTTTctgtttttgtcatttttatgtcTCACTATGAGCGTGTGTCAATTGCTATTGTAAGCGAAAAAATGACTCTGAGAATAGGAGGATAAAGATGGATCTTGATTTGACTGATGAATTATGTCAATTTCTTTTACTGTTAtgattttagttatatttttttaaatccagAACAACCAGTATTATTGCTTGctattataagagaaaaaatgacTTTGAGAATAGGAGAAAgatgaatcatcatctgattgatgaattatgtcattttcttttacttttatgattttagttatatttttttagatctaGAACAACCAACATTATTGTTTTGAAGCTAAGAAATGAGGTAATTGCTTTCAATTGATTGATCATTCTAAATTCCATTTTTTTGCCCATTTTTTATGGAATGCTACTGCAACAAAGAGGAAAGTTTTCTTTTCATGGCTATGTGGTTTTCATCATCTATTTTCCATATTattgaagcattctcatcttctccttgcagAAATTAGAACTGTGTGCTTTCTGtaagatttttttagaaaattgaacttcacttattttgttatttcttttgatATAACATATGGTGTTGTTGTATGGGATTGGGTTAATATTTGTTTCAGCCTTGCACTGTTTAAGGTgataaaaatcttaatttttcatttttcctttcctagtttagttctcaaatttctctttccttgtttttcctcagatttctcattttgtttatcAAGCTGAACCCTACTTTcttccttttgttttgtttactttaaagtttctttgttgaaatttcttcctttttcttacaTGGTTTTGGCGGGACATGCAAGATATTCATGTGGCAAACATTAGCATCGGCCCTTAGAAGTAAGCAAGAGATTGTGCTAACTGTTGCATCAAGCGGTATTACAAAGTACTTCTATAACAAGACTTTCTATATTATGAACCATTACCATGTTTTACTTTCTATAGATTAACAATGATGGTCATTTGATCAAATACAATAGTCAAAACCTATCCCTTCAATTGAATATAAGATTCTTTGTATATAGTTCAATTCTTACtacttatatttaaattgtaGGTAGAATGAATGTTGGTCACTCAATTAGCAAGTCATTCCATTAACTTTTTTGCAAAATGGTagcttttttgttttgaaagcaAGCATTGCATACTTCAAATAGTGTTCTTTTACTACCACTAAGGTTTAAGAATATAAATAAGCATATTGTACATCAAGAATATTATTCTATATTATTCTCAAGATCTGTTTCATGactttaactaattttctttacTGATATCTAGGTGATTAGTGAGACTATGAAGTAAACAACGACTGCTTCAATCATTTCCAGTGTATTTCATACACATTCAAACAAGGTGGATTATTACTTTAATACTAAACATATTCTACTCATAGACCAATTCAATTTATGTGTATAAAACCATGTATTTCACAtcattaaaacattattttaatacgTTTAAATTGTTTTGTGCAACTATGGAAACTGCAAGTAACCATTTTttgtttagaaagctttttttgACAAGGAATCAATAGCAAGGTAaccatttttttggtttgttctagacaataaaagtgaaaaacaaCTATTGTTACTATTTTAATTTCACACTATAGGTTGCATGTTATCACTATATGGAAAGCAAGCATTGCAAACAATTATGTTCAGCGTGACCACATTCGTTTTAGATTCCTACACACCTCATGAAATATTGCCCACATGACAAAAGTGCAAGATTAAGCTAATGGTTAACACCGGGTATCACCAATGTCTTGATTGGAGTTTTCATGATTAAGTAATCCAACTCCTAATATATTTCACTACACTtttgattatatattataaaattataaacaatgaaatataataataactatatttaaattatatatttacgtTCAAATTATTGTCATTCCTATATCCattaaaattttagtatatCCCAACCGAAGTCTATTCTACtttgtattattaatttatctcaaattataatttttttaacatttaaaaaaaagtttactttTTAATCTAATCATAATTTcgttctaaaaaaacaaaatataacatgACGATCCGTGCCGTTACTTACTAATAATTGATTGAGAGTATGACCAAACAAACTCTACCAAAATTCACATGAAGGCCGAGAAAGTAACAACAAAATGTTATCTATCTTAGCAAAAAGtcgtatttatttaaaaataatgtgacTAACTTAAGCGTTATTCACGAGAGTGGGACATCATTTCATAAATATTTCTGCGGTGACTCCTTGGaccagaaataaaaaataaatttgaacaaCACTAGGGAGAAGGCATAATAATACTACACTTAAGCGTTATTCACGAGAGACACGATTGTACTAGCTTGAAAGTGAAACATGAGTGTTTACAAATTGTAGGGAAATCCAGAAGACCCCACTTCCCCCAAGAAAATAATTTCTGAAAATGGAACACTTTTTTGTGTATGATAATAAAACTACAAAAGAATGCCCACTTTGTGTTTTCTACAATGTACGACAAATAGACACAGACCGCAGATTATTGCAGACTTGTCTACATCTTTTCCTATTATCACAGAACTACAGCCCCTTTCACATTCCCAAATTCAACAGACGGAaaaaagaaaacctcaaaattaaaacaaaagaatcTTGTCAATCAGTTCCTAACTACACtagttaaggaattaaaagattttttttaatatataaattatagaaaaacaaaaaaattatgaagagtgaaattttactcatttcaacaattttttttatttagtttcttaattagtattcttagaatgaaattttactcatcctaacaatttttttttttacttaatttcttaattaaaccaattaatatttttcatataaaaaatatagacaaGGAAACCTAAAACACCCTTCCTACTCAATATTAACATAGTGTACTGTGAACAGCTAAGTACCAAAACCATCCTGAATGTTTTACAATAATGCATTATATTAAGAGTTAAAATAATGAGAAACTGTACCTTAGTGTCCTGTGAACAGCTATGTACCATTGTTGAATTCTctacataaaaaaagaattaagtgTCCTAACGAAAATCCAGAAGTGAGAAAATTGAGACAAGAGAAAGGAGATTGCATAGTCAACAAGAAATGTGGTTGGTGCCATAGCTGATTTCTTGAAGGGTTGAATGAGACATATTTGTGACCCATCTCATAGGGCCATTTGATTCTCCTTGTATGTTGTAAGCATAAGAGGGCCATGTTACATCTTTTCCACACATGTTCACACCCATTGTGATAATCTTTTGTGTTCTTTCAAGAACTATAAGGCTCGAAAATGTGGAGAAGCTGTTCCCTACAAAGATATCAGCCCTCAAGCACACTTCATAGTCAATTGCTGATTGAATTAGATATGGATACTTCTTGTAAATTCCATCAACACCAAGTTTCTTCTTCTCATAAGGTAGAAAGCCTTCTTCCCAACCTTCAAGTACTGAAGAATTTTGAAGGAGTTTATCAGCTACTGCAAGATAAACAACGGATGgagtcttcaaacctttgatgTTGGCAACTCTTTCCATTATCTCTTTCTTGCTACTACAAATTTGGTTTGTGTTCAATCTCTGCTCCAATTTTTTGCAATGAATCATCCAATCAATTTCCACTCTCATGTGGACAGCAACATAAGGAAGAGGCTGAAAAGAAGAACTATCATTCTCCAATTCCACTGATTCACTATTGCTTTGTGTTTCTCTTCCAACTGCTCTAATCCTAGACACAACTCTATCTGCTTCTCGACCAATCTCATCTATCAAAACTAAGCACTCAAAAACCTTTGCATAGTCCTTCACAGGCCAATGATCATGCCACAAGAAAGGGTTCTTCCCCACTATCCTAATCACCTCGTGGTCCTCAAACTCCCCTTTACTATAATCTCTCAATTGATCCAAATCCCTCTCCACTGTCCACTTCCTACCACTCCCTTTCTGCATCTCAAGCACCCGAGTTTGGTTCGAGAGATCTGAGTACCGACCCAGTTGCACAAACCCGCTGCACAGTGCATTAAACTTGTCATATTGGAACACCCTGTCAAAGGAAATGGGTTGCAAGAGGTCAATTTCTTTGTAAAACAAGGAGGCACTAAGACTAGGCATCAACAGAATTCGATTCATCGTTCTAGCGGTATGGCAAGCCCTTGCAAATGCAATCTTCTGGTTGTTCAATCCCCACACAATCTGAGGAACCTCCAAAAACTTATCTTGCCTAACCCCAACACCAAATGATGGAGAATGGTTCCTGATATACACAAAGTTGCTCCATTCAACCCCACCAAAGCCAGGGGAGGGAGGAACCAACAGAGCTCTAAGAATCAAAAGAGCAACAAGAAGAAACACAAATTTGCAAGTCAAGGATTTCACAGTGCCACCACCCATTAACTGAGACAACTTGCAATTAAACAACACTTTCATGTCAGAATCACTCTCTCACCATTCAAACCCtcaattcaattttatatttagattGGATCATTCACTTACTCACAAGTCACAAGGGATCAACATCTATGAAGAGAACTCGTCCACATATGTTGCAAAGTCAAGATCCAACTTTTAAGGGCAGCACAATCTGACCAGTTTTCAATAGAGTCCCCCACTAAAATGAACATCTACAAAGAGAAAAGAGTCAAAATCAGCTTATGGATTtgcaaagtgaaaaaaaaaacatttatattcaAATCCATTTAGTATTATAATGAAATAAGACCTATCCAAGCCGTGTCAATCTCGGTAGTAACAAACACCATAATCATCATTTATCATTACCACAGCCGATCTCTttatagaagaagaaagaacagAATGATCAAAACAAAGAGCAATGACTGAATTTTGAATAATTGATGTGGCTCTTAAAAATACAAAGTAAGAGAGAGAATGAATGAATTGAAGGGAGAATTGGGATggtgaaagaaataaagaaagagagaatcTTGGGAGAAAAACCCGAAAGAGGAGACTGAATGAATCccttttaaaggaaaaaaaaggttgGTAGCACGCTGAACCTCAAGCAAAGAGGATGTACCAAAAGAGAatatttgagagagagagatggtGTGAGGGGaagaagacaaaaacaaaagggAAATGAGTCAGAAGAAGTGAGAGATGCAGAGGGATTGTATTGTATTGTACAGATCAGACGACAGGTTAGTTTTGCTAAGAAAGACAACTGGCAAGACTCCACGCATTCTAAGGACGATGTAGCAAACCAAAACAAACCAAACCCTGCTGCTGCctcacataaataaatattcaataataatgTTGGACCggagataataattttttttatctggtGTACAGAAAAATTAGTCTTAACTTATCTAGCCTAACGAAACCAAATATGGCCACTGATTttagtttgtttattttaagagaaaatattGTGGATTGCTGCTGTAAATTAAAGGAACCCATAtgaatattatactttttttcttttttagcttATGGGATAATTTTATTAGAGTTgagttgaataaaattattattataactaaTAAAGTTTTTCTTTGGAGTATCGATTCAATCTTGATATTTTATGAGTCGAGGTTGAAATAACAATATACAGAGATTCTTTATGTATAAGtatgataaatataaatttcataaagAAAATTTGACACACAATTCCTGACACACAATTTGAGTATAGTTTGGTTTGTCTCCTGTGCCTTCTGTTGCTATCTTTATTGGTTGAATGATATTTCCTAGCCGGTTGTCTGCTAATTTTTGTGAGAGGTCAACCTAgttgagatttctttcataaATCTTTTGCAGCAgtcaacttttcttttttaaaaaataacatttaagttTCAAtgtagaaattcaaattttgttagctttaataactaaaaagttaaaatttacaCTACTACCAATATAAGCTTTTAACATCAGTTGTTATTAAGAactttcaacatcaattattacttgatgttgaaactaccgactttaaaaatattaacattaacatcaattttagaaAACTAATGTTAAACTAAACtacacaacatcgattttttataaaattgatgtgtatagtaagaaataacaaaaaaaatgtaaaatatttataaatcaacatccgtttttagaaaaaaaaaaaaaactgatgttgtgatTGTgtcacaacattgattttttcaaaaatcactaTTATTTTCTGCTCACCAACATCGGtctaaaaatcaatgttgtcaGTCAAccacaacattggttttttcttAAAACCGATGTAGTTGCGCAatcacaacattgatttttagaaaaattgagGTTGTGTTTTGCACAATAACGTTGATTTTTAaagaaaccgatgttgttttctgaaattttttaaatatcctATCTGTTTTTTCAATTACCCCAGATTAACctacaaattgaaaaataaaaccaatCCAGACAATTCAAATTTTGTCCATAATAGTTGAACATTTAATgtcaattaaaagaaatatttaaagtaatgaaagtcaatacataaaatcaattgtaacctaatctaaattaacataactctacaattctaaaattacttaaacatctagtgtttcatttttaacttttagataatatctTGCGCACTGAATGCGAATTGTCTTCATGGTCTTTGGTTCCAATGGTATTGGATCAGTAAAAtattgcatgatataataaaacataagttaataaatataaataataaaaattataacaaattgaattagttttgaaGTAAACAATTATTGTTTCCCAATTATCCTTGAAACCTCCTAGGACTATCAttgacatccaatgcattaCGTAGtacccacactcagtgcttcctttttgcttaTTGCACTAAATTGAATAGGATATTTAGACATTCAAAGTTAACCGAAAATTAGTGtacaaagtaataaaatttaaattttaaggcAACAAACATCATTTAAATCATTTACTTTAACTACAATCCATCTAGCAACAACCTTGGATTTACTTCCTTGACTATCGTTgaatcctttcaaagcactgatTAAGAGAAACAGGCATGCATAATGTACAATTAAAGTATTGATGTCAAATACTAATCATAAAGTAAATGTATTACAAAATACAACTAACATGTTGATAATTCCTTTTCAAATAGTTGTCGGACCTAttgtgcaaggaacaaaaccagatgaTAACATTGTCCTTGGGACATATAATGACCATTTGTCAATATGCACTGCATTAGAAaacattaagttattataatgcatacattattaaaattgatttgttcagtttaacttacccattcaagtaggctcctaggtagacATCTCTATGTGAATTCTGCAtcaatttcttaatataatattctgattcaaattgtgattgcccagatctctatatggactgtggctcgaggaatccatacacaggCATTCCTTGCTGCATACTTGTCTCaatcatatgcctattgttgttaaaattatgtaaattgtctatgaatttaaaacaattagttAGCTAATATACAATACTGTAAAGTAACTTACAaaatccacaattgtataacagagatactgagacattgaccatcgTGTGCTATTTTAgaaagatcttcatgctttatgtacaaggcgAAGTTTCATTATACACCCCAAACACGGTAGCATCCTATGGCCTGCAAAGGCTTAAGGAAAAgatgtgggatggtcaatgtcatcaggtaTAGAGGATCAACATCAGGATCAGGCCTATCTGCAGGTTTCGCTGGTCCCTTAGCTCCCTGTTTACCCtacataattaataaacataatgaattttagtcaacactttatttgtaacattcttttttaataatttttaaaacaataaaatgaaatacatGTCCTAAAAAACGCTTTACAAGATGTGTCGCCCAAGTGAGGAGGGTGTTAAGTGTTTGCCCCACTAACTAAACCTCTTGAGTGGATACAATAATGCGAGCATCAACATCTCGaacttcctcaacaccaaccttgacttgatcattGCCTAAGGGATGTTGTGGACAGTGGTTgacccctcataaactcttccatGGGCAACTGGGCGGGGATGATTTTTATCGACATACAACCGACATTTCTCTGAGTCAGCCGTGTTTGGATCCTGCCTTGAGGGATCGACACAACTTTCCTTTGTACTGACATGGGTAGTAGAAGGATCAACCACAAGCTCAAGAGGTAGTGCGAGTCCCTGTGATTGTATCTACAACTGGAACAGGggctgcatctggctgaaggacaATGTTAGTTGTCGAGCCACTTTTTGTGTGATTGATTTCTCCAGCTGGTCCTTGATTTTTTGTGTCAGTTGCTCCAGGTCTTTGGGAGCCATGGACGTAGATGTGCGAGAGATCCTTGAAGCCAGTCCAAAATATTGTTTGAtcgtgacaccggctccaacaGCACAAACACAACCAGAgtgttctggtcgcccaatggcagcagtcagtACATCCTGATGTCCATGGGTGACAAAGCTTCCCTGTGAGACATGTTCTTCCAAGGAATCTTGTAGTCAACAGATGAAACAAATTTGGTTTACtcatcaaaaaattattataaaaaatgaccaTTGACAAATGAGAGTCACTTACAATCCTATCTATAATTTTCTTTGTCGCCTTCGACGTCATTTGACCAGATTTTTTCGTgcaggccatcttccacttcatgtgTCATCTAATGGGATACAGAGGATCAAGGATTGTGTCATTGCTCCTAGATTGAGCTGCTTCCTccaatcatttctttttcttgtcctcCATCAACTTTTCTTTTAGATAATCATAACTCCTACGAGACAACACGTGAATGACAGTGTTTTGTTTCTGAATGGTCTGCGCCTTCTTTTGAACATCCTGTAACAATTACACATTAGCCTAACTTTATACATTTGACAATAATGTGtatatataaagtttaaaacaatgaaaatcaacTAACTTCTCATGAAGGGTCTCTTCGACTCTAACAAAATTGGTTTCACTTCTCCTTGCTTATGTTGTATTTTTCACATACTTTATCATCCTTGCCCTCCTTACCGTCTGTCAGAGCCCATTTGAAGGTCAAATTTGACTTAAACTGTCTTCACCGCTGTAGTTTTTTTCTTCGTCCTCAAATTCCATTAAATAAAGACTCAATTAAACACTTACCCACTATTTCAATATTTGTATGTATACTTAACTTTTATCATAATGAGTACTTATTTAGTGCATCTAGATAGTTATATCATTTagcataataaaattttaaatttattgatgaatatATACTGTCAACATTTATCCAAACATTATAAACTGAATTTGTAAATACCTAGCAAAAGTAATTACTACTTTGGCATGACATACACACACGGgaatattgaaaaataagaaCGTCAAGAATATCTGCTACAGAAACCCAAGTTAAAAGGAATGCAAGATCatcaatttccaacaaaatgaATTACACTAAAAacatttgtaattaaaaaaaacaattttaaaattacctattcttataaattattgaAGACTTCTTTCTAAACAACATTAAAAGTACTGTTTTTATCTTCTTCACAATCAGTTATCAATATTTTCAACCGTTGCCTAAAAGTCACTCTTGAGACTGCAACATATTTTCAACCCCTGCCAAGAAATCTCTTAAACTTCAtctactaattaataattagtaaCTTCAAAAATCTTTTATTACGAAGATATCATTATGgctatacatattttgaaacaaTATTGGAAATGGAATTCCATGAAACTATCCaagcaaaatatttaattaacgcTATAGCACAAATgatataaatgataattttgaatttgatattgcTACAAAGCCCATTATCATTTGGTAACATAGATTTTGAGTTGGTAATTCTACCATATattcaaattcatgaaaattaAGCATTAAAAGCAGACTTAAATGAttatgtaatataaaaataaaaataaaattattaattaaaaataattatattatttaataaaaattaaattaaattgtttagtaaaaaagaaaatcatgaaaaatCTGGAAATAATTGACGGAATTAATTTCCACTCTTATACTCTTTTTCATTAACTTTAATAAAAGTACTTTCCCAATCATCTACCATATATTCAAGCatgattatataatatttgtaaggataaaaaattatgtcaaaAGGATAGGAGAGTATGTACAAATCATGccctttataaaattatatctttaaaCGTCTTCCTAAGTGAGGAAAAAAGTAATTCTTTAGTAAATCACATCATATTCATATCTAGTCAAATTTCTTTACTCGTCAAATTATATCTTTAAACAGTGGaactaaaaaatttcaaattttcaaaggtttaataaagaaataattcACAATGATGTACGTATATTCTaaataaaattcacaattttattaGAACCTTTATAAAATTCACATTCTAGCTTgtataaaatttttgaaaattaaatttacttatatacattaaaaatttgggAATTGAATCATGTAATGCACTTAATTATTGACTTTTCAGCAATTCTTTATATAATGATACTTTATCTAATATCTTTGTTAATTAAAACCTTTTTTAAGTAGTCATTTCTAAGTCTACCATCTCTGACATCACTCAAGTGCTCTCAAGATCATTGATTTTTCTTACAAATTAACATGAAAGTTTTGAATTGTACTTAAAGCTATCGGTCAACATTTTGTATTCAAATTCCCTTAGTCAAAGTTATCAATTACAATTCaagaatgaaatatatatatatatatatatatatatatatatatatatatatatatatatatatatatatatataaagtttattGGTTATAAGTTgaagtcaatttgtgttttcttattGTACATATTATTTCTTGgtacatataaaaataagaaaattaatataaggaAATTAACCTATCATTGATTTTTCTTACAAATTAATACGCAACTTTTCAGCGTACTTTGTTCTGATTTACACACTTTTTGGAAAATTTATCGAAAGGTCACTCATTCCATAACTATTCCAAGTCAAGTACGCTTTACTTTAGAGTTCTTAAATAACAATATccgaaaaataaatatatcctGTCGGTATAGGTGATGCCAATTAATTACTTAAATTCATCCTTAGTTGTACAATCTCATATTTGTAAAGCCTTGTGATCCCTTTCTTTGTGTTGTGTTTCATTTGAGGGGTAACAAGTCACATTTTGATTTggtacataaaaataataaataaaaaaaacaatcatttcATCCACCAATCAACTCTCAACTTAAATTAGCATTCACATCCCAAATAACTTTGGAAGGCCACTTGTTTCCTAAAGGATCAAACAACGGTATCAAATTGGAATTTTTGTTGATAGCAAGATGGCAGAAACCATATGGCATAACctgttgaattaaaattaaaaaattaaaaaatagaaacagaTGCAAGATAACCCAATATACAACTGTTGTGTATTTATAAAGATGAtactataaaataaacatgCCCGACCACCTGAAGAAGCATCAATTGCAGACAATTGCTTTTCTAAGACATATGTAGATATGGATGATTATCTATCAGAAGTATATGCAACATAaacttaaaattacaaaaaaaagaagaagaaatatttgATACAAATACAAAGATTCATACAACCTATGAAACtatctaatctaatctaaacAACTAATATTAAGATGTGTGTACAATAATATTACATATGCAAAGTTCACATCGATATGTTCTTCGTTTAAGATCGACTATTTATGCATTTCTCATCGTTGTCAAAATAAGAATAATCTTCCATTAtgagtaaaaaaacaaagaagaaaccaATGGATAGGAAGACATACATGATATAGTAGATAAGGAGACCTTTGATACTGATTCATGACGTACAGTCAATATTTATAGACTGCATAATTAGATTGGGAGTTACTTGgagcaaaaatatataaaattatgtcaACACTGAAAAGTTAAAGTTGATTGGAACTGAGGATGCTCAATCGTTAGTGAATTTCTTGCATAGTAGACAAATAAGATCCAACGTTCTATTACACTATGCAATTAGACAAATAAGAGTTACGCTTGACTAATGTCTTTTAGAAAGATGTAAAAATTCAAAGTTGGTGCCCtgccaaaaaaaaagagacaaaatgaGTTTGGTCCAACTGATTCAACCTGTCTTGTTACTCTTATCGTGCAATATtaatagattattattattattattattattattattatttctaaaacaATATAACTTCATTAATATTGTGAAACTTTTACATTATGTAATAAATCCATAAAACCCTTTCACAACAATTAAACTAGACAACAATTAAACTAGGGACGTATTAGATTatgatttcaaaatattttttttatataaaaatcctgtgatattcaattaagtttttaaagattttttaagaca
This region of Glycine max cultivar Williams 82 chromosome 7, Glycine_max_v4.0, whole genome shotgun sequence genomic DNA includes:
- the LOC100792558 gene encoding O-fucosyltransferase 23 isoform X1 — its product is MGGGTVKSLTCKFVFLLVALLILRALLVPPSPGFGGVEWSNFVYIRNHSPSFGVGVRQDKFLEVPQIVWGLNNQKIAFARACHTARTMNRILLMPSLSASLFYKEIDLLQPISFDRVFQYDKFNALCSGFVQLGRYSDLSNQTRVLEMQKGSGRKWTVERDLDQLRDYSKGEFEDHEVIRIVGKNPFLWHDHWPVKDYAKVFECLVLIDEIGREADRVVSRIRAVGRETQSNSESVELENDSSSFQPLPYVAVHMRVEIDWMIHCKKLEQRLNTNQICSSKKEIMERVANIKGLKTPSVVYLAVADKLLQNSSVLEGWEEGFLPYEKKKLGVDGIYKKYPYLIQSAIDYEVCLRADIFVGNSFSTFSSLIVLERTQKIITMGVNMCGKDVTWPSYAYNIQGESNGPMRWVTNMSHSTLQEISYGTNHISC
- the LOC100792558 gene encoding O-fucosyltransferase 23 isoform X2, translating into MKVLFNCKLSQLMGGGTVKSLTCKFVFLLVALLILRALLVPPSPGFGGVEWSNFVYIRNHSPSFGVGVRQDKFLEVPQIVWGLNNQKIAFARACHTARTMNRILLMPSLSASLFYKEIDLLQPISFDRVFQYDKFNALCSGFVQLGRYSDLSNQTRVLEMQKGSGRKWTVERDLDQLRDYSKGEFEDHEVIRIVGKNPFLWHDHWPVKDYAKVFECLVLIDEIGREADRVVSRIRAVGRETQSNSESVELENDSSSFQPLPYVAVHMRVEIDWMIHCKKLEQRLNTNQICSSKKEIMERVANIKGLKTPSVVYLAVADKLLQNSSVLEGWEEGFLPYEKKKLGVDGIYKKYPYLIQSAIDYEVCLRADIFVGNSFSTFSSLIVLERTQKIITMGVNMCGKDVTWPSYAYNIQGESNGPMRWVTNMSHSTLQEISYGTNHISC